The following coding sequences are from one Triticum dicoccoides isolate Atlit2015 ecotype Zavitan chromosome 4A, WEW_v2.0, whole genome shotgun sequence window:
- the LOC119289059 gene encoding cysteine-rich receptor-like protein kinase 40, producing the protein MNTEDDKQTVLSTLPKDLPLDFLKTITDQFSDNRVIGKGAFGTVYTGTMPDGQTIAVKKLAENAPIARDRIFNNEVQNIMAYRHENIVKLVGFCHEGQKKVVLNNGRYIVADVYEGLLCYEYLPKGSLQRNLFDKPIDMAWDVCFKIIKGICDGLHFLHSIPLIHMDLKPQNILLDDNMTPKISDFGLSRLFGKEQTRANTQNVVGSYGYIAPEYLYRGEISTQSDIYSLGLLIIETTTGEKNTPKQNEPSAREFIEREVTVCIEIGLECVDVDWKKRPSIESIVERLGRCCANLLVVGDFALSLELVGMYVHHIGNNMSLYSLGRVSFALTFSSTSKDPMRLSIEKWKRSFKEEA; encoded by the exons ATGAATACTGAAGATGACAAGCAGACTGTTCTAAGCACGTTACCCAAGGACCTACCTCTAGACTTCTTGAAGACCATCACAGATCAGTTCTCAGACAACCGGGTTATCGGTAAAGGTGCATTTGGAACAGTTTATACG GGAACTATGCCTGATGGGCAAACGATTGCTGTGAAGAAGCTTGCGGAAAATGCGCCGATTGCACGTGATAGAATATTTAATAACGAAGTTCAAAACATCATGGCTTACCGACATGAAAATATAGTCAAGTTGGTTGGGTTTTGCCATGAAGGACAGAAGAAAGTAGTACTGAACAATGGGCGATATATTGTCGCAGATGTTTACGAAGGTCTACTTTGTTACGAATATTTACCTAAGGGAAGCCTTCAGAGGAACCTCTTTG ATAAACCCATCGATATGGCATGGGACGTCTGCTTCAAGATAATTAAGGGGATATGCGATGGTTTACATTTTCTTCATAGCATTCCTCTTATCCATATGGATTTGAAGCCTCAAAATATATTGTTGGATGATAACATGACGCCGAAAATATCGGATTTCGGACTTTCCAGGCTATTTGGCAAAGAACAAACACGTGCGAATACACAGAATGTTGTGGGATCATA CGGATACATAGCTCCAGAATACCTATACAGAGGTGAAATCTCCACTCAGTCAGACATTTACAGTTTAGGCTTATTAATCATCGAGACTACCACTGGCGAGAAGAATACCCCCAAACAGAACGAACCATCAGCAAGGGAATTTATTGAAAGA GAAGTAACAGTATGCATTGAAATTGGTCTAGAGTGTGTGGACGTTGATTGGAAGAAGAGACCTTCCATCGAAAGCATTGTTGAGAGGCTCGGTAGATGCTGTGCAAACCTG TTGGTAGTTGGAGACTTTGCTCTTTCTCTTGAACTTGTGGGAATGTATGTGCACCACATTGGTAACAACATGTCCCTCTACTCCTTAGGTCGTGTATCATTTGCCCTTACCTTCTCTTCAACATCCAAAGATCCAATGAGGCTCTCAATAGAGAAGTGGAAAAGATCCTTCAAGGAGGAAGCTTAG